DNA from Aliarcobacter skirrowii CCUG 10374:
ACAGCCGTGCAGCACCTGTATATAAGTTTCTGCAAGCAGACACCAATCTATCTCTAGAAAGTTCTTACTATGTCAAGTCCAGGTAAGGTTCTTCGTGTATCGTCGAATTAAACCACATGCTCCACCGCTTGTGCGGGTCCCCGTCTATTCCTTTGAGTTTTAATCTTGCGACCGTACTCCCCAGGCGGTACACTTAATGTGTTAACTGCATTACTGCAAGATCTAGTCTCACAACAACTAGTGTACATCGTTTAGGGCGTGGACTACCAGGGTATCTAATCCTGTTTGCTCCCCACGCTTTCGCATCTCAGCGTCAATTGTGTTCCAGTAAATCGCCTTCGCAATCGGTATTCCTTCTGATCTCTACGGATTTTACCCCTACACCAGAAATTCCATCTACCTCTCCCACATTCTAGATCAACAGTTTTCAAAGCAGTTCTATAGTTAAGCTATAGGATTTCACTTCAAACTTATTAATCCGCCTACATGCTCTTTACGCCCAGTGATTCCGAGTAACGCTTGCACCCCCCGTATTACCGCGGCTGCTGGCACGGAGTTAGCCGGTGCTTATTCATATAATACCGTCATTATCTTCTTATATAAAAGGAGTTTACGCACCGAAATGTGTCATCCTCCACGCGGCGTTGCTGCATCAGACTTTCGTCCATTGTGCAATATTCCCCACTGCTGCCTCCCGTAGGAGTCTGGACCGTGTCTCAGTTCCAGTGTGACTGATCATCCTCTCAAACCAGTTATGTGTCATAGTCTTGGTAAGCCATTACCCCACCAACTAACTGATACAATACAGGCTAATCTCTTACCAATAAATCTTTCCCTTTTAAACTTTTGTTTAAAAGGAGTATAAGGTATTAGCAAACGTTTCCATTTGTTATCCCTTAGTAAGAGGCATATTACCTATACATTACTCACCCGTGCGCCACTTAGCTGACAACTATAGCAAGCTATAGCCCGTTCTCGTTCGACTTGCATGTGTTAAGCACGCCGCCAGCGTTCACTCTGAGCCAGGATCAAACTCTCCATAATTTTTTTTATATCTATTTTCATAAATATATATTTGTTATAGTTTATTTGAATCTGACTTTTTTGTTTTTAATTACTTAATTACAAAATTATCACTCAAGTTATAGACAAGTTATAATTTTACTTATACTTGTTTCTTCATAATATTTTTTTAACATTTCTCATATTCAGTTTATAAAGATTACATCTTCTTAAACCGTCTAATCATAATTTTAAAGATCTTAATTTTAAACCGTACTGGTCAAATTGGACGGGAATTATAATAGGAAAATCTTACTTTGTCAAGAGGTTTGCGCTTAACTTTGGCTTAAATTTTGGAATTCTTTTATATTAATCTTTTATTTACAATTTTTTTATATTATAATCCCCATAATATAGCAATTTATTGTTATATGTATTAAAAAAAAATCTTAAGATTATAAGGAAGGGATTTATGTACAATAGAGATTATTTGACAGATCAGACAAATAGTTACTCAAATGAATCATCAAAACAAGCATATATAATGAGCTTTTTAAAAGCTACTTATCAACTTTTTGCAGGTTCACTTTTAGCAGCAACTGCTGGAGCTTATATTGGATTAGGAATTGTTAACTATATAGCTGGTCCTATGATGTGGGTTTTGTTTGCTATTGAGTTGGCACTTATATTTTTTGTAATTCCTAGAGTTAAACATACTCCTGGTGTAAATTTAGCTGTATTATTTGTATTTACATTTATTACAGGTCTTACAATTGCTCCTCTTTTAACTGCAATTTTTGCAATGCCAGGTGGTGCTTCAATTGTTGGTCAAGCATTTTTAATGACATCAATTGCTTTTGGTGGAATTTCAATGTTTGCTATGACAACTAAAAAAGATTATGGTTTTATGGGTAAATTTTTATTTATCGCTCTAATCATTATGATTGTTGCTGGTATTTCTAATATCTTTATTCAATCTTCAATGATGCAACTTGTAATTGCAAGTGCTGGTGCTTTACTTTTCTCTGCATTTATTTTGTATGATACACAAAATATAATCAAAGGAAATTATGACTCTCCAGTTGAAGCAGCTTTATCTTTATACTTAGATTTCTTTAATCTATTTATATCGCTTCTTCAAATACTTGGTATTATGAAAAATAATGAGTAATTTATTGGGGTAATTTTGCCCCAATATACTATATAAAATATGAATAACAATTTTTTACGAATAATCGACGCAAACCTTAATA
Protein-coding regions in this window:
- a CDS encoding Bax inhibitor-1/YccA family protein; amino-acid sequence: MYNRDYLTDQTNSYSNESSKQAYIMSFLKATYQLFAGSLLAATAGAYIGLGIVNYIAGPMMWVLFAIELALIFFVIPRVKHTPGVNLAVLFVFTFITGLTIAPLLTAIFAMPGGASIVGQAFLMTSIAFGGISMFAMTTKKDYGFMGKFLFIALIIMIVAGISNIFIQSSMMQLVIASAGALLFSAFILYDTQNIIKGNYDSPVEAALSLYLDFFNLFISLLQILGIMKNNE